The following proteins come from a genomic window of Streptomyces sp. NBC_00539:
- a CDS encoding aminoglycoside phosphotransferase family protein, which translates to MYAATSSVSAPVRPHRTLQAGGGPYLEPGRPAAPAQGAVRARRMPGTGTQPPSGRIDLSGPQGAQLRTALASVQRICPEFAPVQVLRRSGRSVLLVGTTGRMTAVAKVLLDHSPEWRERYRHEIAAYRAFVRHRPPVRVPRLIAADPENCVLVVERMAGRVAALQRHPVEAPPRADVRTALGAVCRVNQWRPSAELFGHPLDYTRRIARDHQLGMLTDRDFGDLQKLLHGLKLAGTPWQFNHGDALLSNLLLSPAGPVLLDWEHAGWYLPGYDLATLWTVLGDAPAARGQISRMAQQQGPAVRDAFLVNLMLILTREIRMSETAVQRSMTATAPMQPLPAGALSSGEEQRLLLRRLHDDCGMARRAVRAVVGTR; encoded by the coding sequence GGCCGCCCCGGCGCAGGGCGCCGTACGGGCCCGGCGGATGCCGGGGACCGGGACCCAGCCGCCCAGCGGAAGAATCGACCTGTCCGGGCCGCAGGGCGCCCAACTGCGCACGGCGCTCGCCTCGGTGCAGCGGATCTGTCCGGAGTTCGCGCCCGTACAGGTCCTGCGGCGCAGCGGCCGGTCGGTCCTGCTGGTGGGGACGACGGGACGGATGACCGCCGTCGCGAAGGTCTTACTGGACCATTCGCCCGAGTGGCGCGAGCGGTACCGGCACGAAATAGCTGCGTACCGGGCCTTCGTCCGGCACCGTCCGCCGGTCCGGGTGCCCCGGCTGATCGCCGCCGACCCGGAGAACTGCGTCCTGGTCGTCGAGCGGATGGCGGGCCGGGTGGCGGCCCTGCAGCGGCACCCCGTGGAGGCTCCGCCGCGGGCAGACGTACGGACGGCGCTGGGGGCGGTGTGCCGGGTGAACCAGTGGCGGCCGTCGGCCGAGCTGTTCGGGCACCCGCTGGACTACACCCGGCGGATCGCCCGCGACCACCAGTTGGGGATGCTGACCGACCGCGACTTCGGCGACCTGCAGAAGCTGCTGCACGGCCTCAAGCTGGCCGGGACGCCGTGGCAGTTCAACCACGGTGACGCCCTGCTGTCGAACCTGCTGCTCTCCCCGGCCGGGCCCGTACTGCTCGACTGGGAGCACGCGGGCTGGTACCTGCCCGGCTACGACCTGGCCACGCTGTGGACGGTACTGGGCGACGCCCCGGCGGCGCGCGGCCAGATCAGCCGGATGGCGCAGCAGCAGGGGCCGGCGGTCAGGGACGCGTTCCTGGTGAACCTGATGCTGATCCTGACCCGGGAGATCCGGATGTCCGAGACGGCGGTGCAGCGCTCTATGACGGCGACCGCCCCGATGCAGCCGCTGCCCGCGGGCGCCCTGTCCTCGGGTGAGGAGCAGCGGCTGCTGCTTCGCCGGCTGCACGACGACTGCGGGATGGCCCGCAGGGCGGTCCGGGCGGTGGTCGGCACCCGCTGA